AAGGATGGCCTTCGGCGAAGCTTCTCCCCGATGCTTATAGCGACGGACTCGGGGACGCGGCTATTCACCCTAGGTGGAATTCAATGCGGGCCACCACGCGGTCTGGGGTCAAGGCCTGAAGGCATTCCATTTGCCTCGGATGCGAACAGCGCTGTTTCAGGCATGGCGAGCAGGGCAGTGAAATGCGAAGGCTGTCCGCTTGCTGGCCATAGGGTCCGGTGCGGCGGGGGTCGGTCGGGCCGAAGAGGCCCACCACCGGCAGGCGCATGGCAGCCGCGGCATGCATCGGACCGGTGTCGTTGGTCAGCATGACTGCCGAGGAGCGCAGCCATTCGATCATCTCTGGAAGCGTTGTTCGACCGGTGAGATCGATCGTCTGTTGGGGCGCTACTTCGGCCAGTCGTGCGCCGAGGTTCGCATCGCTTGCGCCGCCGAGGATCGCGAACCCGAGCTCGGGACGTCGTTGACTGAGCTCACGGATGACTGCTTCGAAATGTTCGATAGGCCAGCGTTTATTCCACCAGCGAGCGCCCGGCTGGACACAGACCCATTTTCGTTCCTGGATCGGCCATCGGTTTCTGAGCGTTTCGGTAAGCTGAGGTCTCGGCGGAAGCCAGATAAACCTATCATGTACCGGCACGTTCAGCACCTCGAGCACCTTGAGGTACCATTCCACCGCATGGCAGTGCGGGCTGGGGCGTGGTACGGCGATGTCGTAGAGGGCGGAGCCCCCTTCGCGGGGGTCGGCGACACCGATAGTCAGGCCGCCATTGGCGAACCAGCCCACCAGTGCGCTGCGCGCCAAGCCCTGGAGATCGATGACCCAGTCATAGCGCTCGCGCCTCATGGCGAGCAATGAATGTGCGAATCGCCGAATGCCGCGCCACCTTCCCAGCTCTTTTCGCTCGAAGGGGATTGCTTGACGGAGGTCTGGATCTCCCTGAAGCAGAGGGAGGGAAGCGGTATCGACCCACCAATCGATGGCGGCT
This portion of the Verrucomicrobiales bacterium genome encodes:
- the waaF gene encoding lipopolysaccharide heptosyltransferase II, whose product is MSIDPSSPQKILILKPSSLGDVLQAMPVLRLLRLQFPAAAIDWWVDTASLPLLQGDPDLRQAIPFERKELGRWRGIRRFAHSLLAMRRERYDWVIDLQGLARSALVGWFANGGLTIGVADPREGGSALYDIAVPRPSPHCHAVEWYLKVLEVLNVPVHDRFIWLPPRPQLTETLRNRWPIQERKWVCVQPGARWWNKRWPIEHFEAVIRELSQRRPELGFAILGGASDANLGARLAEVAPQQTIDLTGRTTLPEMIEWLRSSAVMLTNDTGPMHAAAAMRLPVVGLFGPTDPRRTGPYGQQADSLRISLPCSPCLKQRCSHPRQMECLQALTPDRVVARIEFHLG